One window from the genome of Octopus sinensis unplaced genomic scaffold, ASM634580v1 Contig02260, whole genome shotgun sequence encodes:
- the LOC115227241 gene encoding uncharacterized protein LOC115227241, which yields MNKWHLAMIAGFLSSKYAIIDKKSITMESLKSSQIQYLQKKISSKALHSVLFKCVDEPNVDLPASSEWLSNGNNGPRSEALYCLLQDRNLFFASADSLCNHCKKSKKTVDHMATQCGKMLNSDYLRRHNEVVKCIHLNLCRMYGLKKARRLKGHSVQSTLSTGKVEIRVDCTILTETKVEYNKPDIFVHDKVRNEINLIEVGITSQDRLKQVEVEKCHKYDLLARTRTYIQSVVLKRTLESMMIEHKHGMKVSGEEYASASNRYVEMACKNEDDPMNAKEDAMVESDVVVGSKRQLEVDSSSKRRRVDISELE from the exons atgaataaatggcaTTTGGCTATGATCGCAGGATTTCTATCCTCCAAATATGCAATTATTGATAAGAAGAGTATTACTATGGAGTCTCTAAAGTCCAGTCAGatacaatatttacaaaagaaaattagttcTAAAGCACTACATTCTGTGCTTTTCAAATGTGTGGATGAACCTAATGTTGATTTACCTGCATCCTCAGAATGGCTATCTAATGGAAATAATGGGCCACGAAGCGAAGCATTGTATTGTCTTCTGCAAGATCGAAACTTGTTCTTTGCATCCGCTGACTCATTATGCAATCATtgtaagaaaagcaagaaaactgTTGACCACATGGCTACTCAGTGTGGTAAAATGCTCAACAGTGATTATCTCCGGAGACACAACGAAGTTGTGAAGTGTATCCACCTTAACTTGTGCCGAATGTATGGACTCAAAAAAGCAAGACGATTGAAGGGACATTCTGTTCAGTCAACACTGTCGACGGGAAAAGTTGAAATCAGGGTTGATTGTACAATTCTCACCGAAACAAAAGTAGAATATAACAAGCCAGATATCTTTGTCCACGACAAAGTCAGAAACGAAATAAATCTAATTGAAGTGGGTATTACTTCACAGGATCGCCTCAAGCAAGTGGAGGTTGAAAAGTGTCACAAGTATGACCTATTGGCAA gaacgaggacatacatccaaTCCGTTGTACTGAAAAGAACGCTCGAGAGTATGATGATCGAACACAAGCACGGAATGAAGGTATCTGGTGAAGAATACGCTTCTGCTTCCAACCGGTATGTGGAGATGGCATGCAAAAATGAAGACGACCCAATGAATGCTAAAGAAGATGCAATGGTTGAATCAGATGTGGTAGTGGGGAGTAAGAGGCAGCTGGAAGTAGACTCTTCTTCCAAGAGAAGGAGAGTGGATATCAGCGAGCTGGAGTGA